The Methanooceanicella nereidis genomic interval ACATATGCGAACTCGGGCTAAAAGTCTTTTCGGACCCTGTGATACAAAAAAACATTCGCCGGCTTATCAGCGGAGAACTGTACATCAAGGAAATGCAGTATATAGAGGAAAAAACGAACCAGGTCTATTACTTAAAGTTCTTGCAGACCGTATCGAACCAGGGCGGCCAGCACGTGCTTATCAACGTGGATAATATCACTTCCCAGATACTAAAAGACGAGGCTTTCACGATCCTCGATAAAAGGCTGCGGACCATATTCGATGAGGTTCCCAGCGGGATCATGTTTTTCCGGGCGGATGGTACGATCTTGAACGCCAATCCCGCTTCCATGAGCCTTTTCGGTATAAAGAGGATCCAGGACCTGATCAGCATCAACATCTTTGATTTCATATGCACGAAGGACAAGATCATGGGACTGATCAAAGCAGGCAAGGTCGCTGAGATCGACATAGGATGTGACTTCGATGTATTGAAAAGTGTTAAAAAGATCCCGACGATCAAATCTGGTGTGTCTTATTTTGACGTCGTGTTCACTCCGATCACCACTCATGATAATGATCGCGACCAGAAAGAGTACGTGATCATGTTCAAGGACATCACGGCGGAAAAGATGGTCGAAAAGGAGCTGAGGTTCAAAGAGTCGCGGTACAGGTCGTTCTTCGACAATACCTGTAACGGCATGTTGATCATACAGCCGATCGAAAGAGGAGAGGACTATATAGTAAAGGACATCAATCATGCGACCGAGACCATTTTACGGATAAAAAAAGAGGATATCATTGGCAAAAGGATTTTCCGGGAATGGCCGGACCTGCTTGATTTCGGAGTGCGCGAGTCGTTGAAGCGTATAAATTTCACTGAACAGCCTGAGGTCTTATCCCCCCTGAAATATGTTATCGGGGAGAATGAGCCATGGTGCTCTCATTATGTCTTTAAGCTACCTTCGGGGGAGATCGCATCTTTCATGATCGACGTTACTGACGAGATGAAAGCGGAGTCGATATCAATAACGAAGGCATGCAATATATGACTGGAATTATAGATCTATTGAACGCCAATGAGACCCGGCCACATATTGTTACTTATATTGGCGTTCAATAGAAACGGAGTACTGAAAAGCCACTGATGAATTGCATAATCTTATGCTCATATCTATTTTCCTGCCGATAATCTAAACTGCCGCCAAATACTACGATTTTTCATATAAGCTTATAATTATTCCCTGTGGTATCCTTGATTAGCCATGGATATTTAATTCTTTGGCGTTCAATAATCCAAACGATTATATAAACACCATACATAAGCTATAAACAGGCAATAGCCTAAAGGTACGCGATAAAACACATTTAAAAGCGGGAAGATCAACAGTAATTCGATCCCGACAAACCGCCTCAATGCTGTAGAGAAAGAATGACGGTTGATACGATCCCAATGATGTTATTCGATACCTAATAGTAATAGATTTTGGTTATCGAATGATATCCGTCCACGAACAATGTAGCTTTATCGTGTTCATACGGAGGAAAAATTCTATGAAGACGAAAATCGGCTATTTCGCATCTGTGGAACAGTACAAGCCAATGGATGCGCTTAAACAATCGGTAAGAGCGGAGAACGTGGGTTTTGATTCTATATGGGTGGACGATCATTTCCATCCATGGTACCACACGGGCGCGGAAACAGCACATGCATGGACATGGATGGCCTCAACGCTGCAGGCAACGAAGAAGGTATTCATCTCTACATGCATCACCTGCCCCATCATCCGTTACAACCCTGCAATCGTAGCGCAGGCGT includes:
- a CDS encoding PAS domain-containing protein; its protein translation is MEEYVDKLFQIKEFLQNKHPARLSISAISREMGMRRSSVSKYLDILQLTGDVTMVPFGKSKLFTISQRVPYNAIFDISPSDIIILNSRGHVEMVNKKFAADFEIDHVNKIIGHNICELGLKVFSDPVIQKNIRRLISGELYIKEMQYIEEKTNQVYYLKFLQTVSNQGGQHVLINVDNITSQILKDEAFTILDKRLRTIFDEVPSGIMFFRADGTILNANPASMSLFGIKRIQDLISINIFDFICTKDKIMGLIKAGKVAEIDIGCDFDVLKSVKKIPTIKSGVSYFDVVFTPITTHDNDRDQKEYVIMFKDITAEKMVEKELRFKESRYRSFFDNTCNGMLIIQPIERGEDYIVKDINHATETILRIKKEDIIGKRIFREWPDLLDFGVRESLKRINFTEQPEVLSPLKYVIGENEPWCSHYVFKLPSGEIASFMIDVTDEMKAESISITKACNI